In one window of Toxotes jaculatrix isolate fToxJac2 chromosome 10, fToxJac2.pri, whole genome shotgun sequence DNA:
- the LOC121188006 gene encoding E3 ubiquitin-protein ligase XIAP isoform X1, producing the protein MCDLRQDGNWEPDHSVDFSEMECRLESFRDSSLVQQVPAHRLAQAGFYFTGPADRVRCFSCKETVENWRRGDKPIERHKEVSPRCLFLRCTHRPSYDPSPEPTLSNGSIHSEEAEDLRYALRTGAVVDESVYPMVPHMRNEEARLQTFSNWPSTSPVRPQNLAQAGFYYLGKSDQVQCFCCGGMLSGWEAGDTAWGEHTHHYPYCFFILGHDVGNIPFQGGSEEAECGSRKRGNTGVSMGSFEKRLGSFAGVHHPIDHERLSRAGFYSTGKGDEVLCFRCSGGVKGWQPEEDPWEEHAKHYPGCSFLLAQKGQEFVSNIQLQNPRRDGAVRNSSYQNGFSGDVNDEEPIEKLMRLQRERQCKICMDRDICIVFIPCGHLVSCEECSESLNKCPICCGPISQKVKTYIS; encoded by the exons ATGTGTGATCTCAGACAAGATGGCAACTGGGAGCCAGATCACTCAGTGGATTTTTCAGAGATGGAGTGTCGCCTGGAGTCATTCCGAGACTCCAGCCTGGTCCAGCAGGTGCCAGCACATAGACTGGCCCAGGCTGGCTTCTACTTCACTGGCCCTGCTGACCGTGTCCGCTGTTTCAGCTGTAAGGAGACTGTTGAAAACTGGAGAAGGGGAGACAAACCTATAGAACGTCATAAAGAA GTTTCCCCAAGGTGCCTGTTTCTCAGATGCACCCACCGCCCCAGTTATGACCCAAGCCCTGAACCCACACTGAGTAATGGTTCCATACACAGTGAAGAAGCAGAAGACCTAAGATATGCTTTGAGAACAGGAGCAGTGGTCGATGAGTCTGTCTATCCTATGGTTCCTCACATGAGGAATGAGGAGGCCCGGCTTCAGACCTTCTCTAATTGGCCATCTACTTCACCTGTGAGACCCCAGAATCTCGCCCAAGCTGGCTTCTACTACTTGGGGAAGAGCGACCAGGtgcagtgtttctgctgtggtGGCATGCTCAGTGGCTGGGAAGCAGGGGACACCGCTTGGGGAGAACATACCCATCATTATCCATACTGCTTCTTCATCCTCGGGCACGATGTGGGCAACATCCCGTTCCAGGGGGGTTCAGAGGAAGCAGAGTGCGGCAGTAGAAAACGCGGGAATACTGGTGTCTCTATGGGCAGTTTTGAGAAGAGGCTTGGCAGTTTTGCAGGTGTCCATCACCCTATTGACCACGAGAGACTTTCCAGAGCTGGTTTCTACAGCACAG GGAAAGGAGATGAGGTGTTGTGTTTCCGCTGCAGTGGAGGTGTGAAAGGCTGGCAGCCTGAAGAAGACCCTTGGGAAGAACATGCCAAACACTACCCTGG ATGCAGTTTCCTGTTAGCACAAAAAGGACAAGAGTTTGTCAGCAACATCCAGCTGCAAAACCCACGACGAGATGGAGCTGTAAGA AATTCAAGTTATCAGAATGGATTTTCAGGAGATGTGAATG ATGAGGAACCGATTGAGAAACTGATGAGGCTGCAGAGGGAAAGACAGTGTAAAATATGTATGGACAGAGATATTTGTATCGTCTTCATCCCGTGTGGTCATCTGGTCTCCTGCGAGGAGTGTTCAGAGTCGCTCAACAAGTGTCCAATCTGCTGTGGTCCCATATCACAGAAGGTCAAGACCTATATCTCTTAA
- the LOC121188006 gene encoding E3 ubiquitin-protein ligase XIAP isoform X2, with the protein MCDLRQDGNWEPDHSVDFSEMECRLESFRDSSLVQQVPAHRLAQAGFYFTGPADRVRCFSCKETVENWRRGDKPIERHKEVSPRCLFLRCTHRPSYDPSPEPTLSNGSIHSEEAEDLRYALRTGAVVDESVYPMVPHMRNEEARLQTFSNWPSTSPVRPQNLAQAGFYYLGKSDQVQCFCCGGMLSGWEAGDTAWGEHTHHYPYCFFILGHDVGNIPFQGGSEEAECGSRKRGNTGVSMGSFEKRLGSFAGVHHPIDHERLSRAGFYSTGKGDEVLCFRCSGGVKGWQPEEDPWEEHAKHYPGCSFLLAQKGQEFVSNIQLQNPRRDGANSSYQNGFSGDVNDEEPIEKLMRLQRERQCKICMDRDICIVFIPCGHLVSCEECSESLNKCPICCGPISQKVKTYIS; encoded by the exons ATGTGTGATCTCAGACAAGATGGCAACTGGGAGCCAGATCACTCAGTGGATTTTTCAGAGATGGAGTGTCGCCTGGAGTCATTCCGAGACTCCAGCCTGGTCCAGCAGGTGCCAGCACATAGACTGGCCCAGGCTGGCTTCTACTTCACTGGCCCTGCTGACCGTGTCCGCTGTTTCAGCTGTAAGGAGACTGTTGAAAACTGGAGAAGGGGAGACAAACCTATAGAACGTCATAAAGAA GTTTCCCCAAGGTGCCTGTTTCTCAGATGCACCCACCGCCCCAGTTATGACCCAAGCCCTGAACCCACACTGAGTAATGGTTCCATACACAGTGAAGAAGCAGAAGACCTAAGATATGCTTTGAGAACAGGAGCAGTGGTCGATGAGTCTGTCTATCCTATGGTTCCTCACATGAGGAATGAGGAGGCCCGGCTTCAGACCTTCTCTAATTGGCCATCTACTTCACCTGTGAGACCCCAGAATCTCGCCCAAGCTGGCTTCTACTACTTGGGGAAGAGCGACCAGGtgcagtgtttctgctgtggtGGCATGCTCAGTGGCTGGGAAGCAGGGGACACCGCTTGGGGAGAACATACCCATCATTATCCATACTGCTTCTTCATCCTCGGGCACGATGTGGGCAACATCCCGTTCCAGGGGGGTTCAGAGGAAGCAGAGTGCGGCAGTAGAAAACGCGGGAATACTGGTGTCTCTATGGGCAGTTTTGAGAAGAGGCTTGGCAGTTTTGCAGGTGTCCATCACCCTATTGACCACGAGAGACTTTCCAGAGCTGGTTTCTACAGCACAG GGAAAGGAGATGAGGTGTTGTGTTTCCGCTGCAGTGGAGGTGTGAAAGGCTGGCAGCCTGAAGAAGACCCTTGGGAAGAACATGCCAAACACTACCCTGG ATGCAGTTTCCTGTTAGCACAAAAAGGACAAGAGTTTGTCAGCAACATCCAGCTGCAAAACCCACGACGAGATGGAGCT AATTCAAGTTATCAGAATGGATTTTCAGGAGATGTGAATG ATGAGGAACCGATTGAGAAACTGATGAGGCTGCAGAGGGAAAGACAGTGTAAAATATGTATGGACAGAGATATTTGTATCGTCTTCATCCCGTGTGGTCATCTGGTCTCCTGCGAGGAGTGTTCAGAGTCGCTCAACAAGTGTCCAATCTGCTGTGGTCCCATATCACAGAAGGTCAAGACCTATATCTCTTAA